In Acipenser ruthenus chromosome 6, fAciRut3.2 maternal haplotype, whole genome shotgun sequence, the following proteins share a genomic window:
- the LOC117411397 gene encoding axin interactor, dorsalization-associated protein isoform X2, with product MCNANPESTVKHLKYSYLKMTDINKTIQKWHASFSKGTDFDSWGQLVEAIDEYHILARQLQKEVQSSNSSDLTEDQKKTLGKVATCLELRCAALQSTQPQEEFKLEDLKKLEPIIKNILTFNKDFPFDVQPVPIRKILAPGEEENFELEEEDDAGAGAGSPDSFPPRVPGTLLPQLPSEPGMTLLTINIEKIGLKDAGQCIDPYISVSIKDLNGIDLNPMQDTPVVSRKEDTYIHFNVDIEIQKHLEKLPKGAAIFFELKHYKPKKKFTSTKCFAFMEMDEIKPGPIVIELYKKPTDFKRKKLNLLTKKPLYLHLLQTLHKD from the exons ATGTGTAATGCTAACCCGGAAAGTACtgtcaaacatttaaaatactcgTATTTAAAAATGACAGATATTAATAAGACCATCCAGAAATGGCACGCCAGTTTTAGTAAAGGCACAGATTTTGATTCCTGGGGACAGTTAGTGGAGGCAATTGACGAATACCACAT ACTAGCAAGGCAGCTACAGAAAGAGGTTCAGTCATCCAATTCTTCAGATTTAACAGAAGATCAAAAG aaaacattaGGGAAAGTTGCAACATGCCTTGAATTGCGTTGTGCAGCTTTGCAG TCCACCCAGCCCCAAGAAGAGTTCAAGCTGGAAGATCTGAAGAAATTGGAACCCA TCATTAAGAATATTCTGACTTTTAACAAAGATTTTCCTTTTGACGTTCAGCCAGTCCCTATAAG gaaGATTTTAGCACCTGGCGAGGAAGAGAATTTCGAGTTAGAGGAAGAGGATGATGCAGGGGCTGGGGCAGGATCACCAGATTCCTTCCCCCCAAGAGTGCCTg GTACTTTGTTACCACAGTTACCTTCTGAACCAGGAATGACACTACTTACAATTAATATAGAAAAGATTGGGCTCAAAGACGCTGGACAGTGCATTGATCCCTACATAAGCGTTAGCATAAAGG ATTTGAATGGGATTGATTTGAACCCTATGCAAGACACTCCTGTGGTTTCACGAAAGGAAGATAcgtacattcattttaatgtggACATAGAAATTCAAAAACATCTTGAAAAACTACCGAAAG gggCAGCTATTTTCTTTGAATTGAAACACTACAAACCCAAGAAAAAGTTTACCAGCACAAAATGTTTTGCCTTCATGGAAATGGATGAGATCAAACCTGGGCCGATTGTTATAGAACT ATACAAGAAGCCAACCGATTTCAAAAGGAAGAAGCTTAATTTACTGACCAAAAAACCACTCTATCTCCATCTCCTCCAGACATTGCACAAGGATTAA
- the LOC117411397 gene encoding axin interactor, dorsalization-associated protein isoform X1, protein MCNANPESTVKHLKYSYLKMTDINKTIQKWHASFSKGTDFDSWGQLVEAIDEYHILARQLQKEVQSSNSSDLTEDQKKTLGKVATCLELRCAALQSTQPQEEFKLEDLKKLEPIIKNILTFNKDFPFDVQPVPIRKILAPGEEENFELEEEDDAGAGAGSPDSFPPRVPGAFEGTLLPQLPSEPGMTLLTINIEKIGLKDAGQCIDPYISVSIKDLNGIDLNPMQDTPVVSRKEDTYIHFNVDIEIQKHLEKLPKGAAIFFELKHYKPKKKFTSTKCFAFMEMDEIKPGPIVIELYKKPTDFKRKKLNLLTKKPLYLHLLQTLHKD, encoded by the exons ATGTGTAATGCTAACCCGGAAAGTACtgtcaaacatttaaaatactcgTATTTAAAAATGACAGATATTAATAAGACCATCCAGAAATGGCACGCCAGTTTTAGTAAAGGCACAGATTTTGATTCCTGGGGACAGTTAGTGGAGGCAATTGACGAATACCACAT ACTAGCAAGGCAGCTACAGAAAGAGGTTCAGTCATCCAATTCTTCAGATTTAACAGAAGATCAAAAG aaaacattaGGGAAAGTTGCAACATGCCTTGAATTGCGTTGTGCAGCTTTGCAG TCCACCCAGCCCCAAGAAGAGTTCAAGCTGGAAGATCTGAAGAAATTGGAACCCA TCATTAAGAATATTCTGACTTTTAACAAAGATTTTCCTTTTGACGTTCAGCCAGTCCCTATAAG gaaGATTTTAGCACCTGGCGAGGAAGAGAATTTCGAGTTAGAGGAAGAGGATGATGCAGGGGCTGGGGCAGGATCACCAGATTCCTTCCCCCCAAGAGTGCCTg GAGCTTTTGAAG GTACTTTGTTACCACAGTTACCTTCTGAACCAGGAATGACACTACTTACAATTAATATAGAAAAGATTGGGCTCAAAGACGCTGGACAGTGCATTGATCCCTACATAAGCGTTAGCATAAAGG ATTTGAATGGGATTGATTTGAACCCTATGCAAGACACTCCTGTGGTTTCACGAAAGGAAGATAcgtacattcattttaatgtggACATAGAAATTCAAAAACATCTTGAAAAACTACCGAAAG gggCAGCTATTTTCTTTGAATTGAAACACTACAAACCCAAGAAAAAGTTTACCAGCACAAAATGTTTTGCCTTCATGGAAATGGATGAGATCAAACCTGGGCCGATTGTTATAGAACT ATACAAGAAGCCAACCGATTTCAAAAGGAAGAAGCTTAATTTACTGACCAAAAAACCACTCTATCTCCATCTCCTCCAGACATTGCACAAGGATTAA
- the LOC117411396 gene encoding LOW QUALITY PROTEIN: BRO1 domain-containing protein BROX-like (The sequence of the model RefSeq protein was modified relative to this genomic sequence to represent the inferred CDS: deleted 1 base in 1 codon), whose product MTHWFHRNPLKATAPVSFSLYGVAASTGANKICNDLKATRARLLELLTDVTANAEMLKNATDAYFSLLQGFIISLDGTTQENKLRFIQNFKWTDTLQGNTPSAQQDAVFELVSMGFNVALWYTKFGSRMSGKEDITENEAKEVHRSLKTAAGIFRHLKDSYIPRLITPAEKGRDLEARVIDSYIIQCQAEAQEVTIARAVELKHNASLVAALAYETANFYQKSDHTLTSLEPDYTAKWRKYLQLKQCFYMAYAYCYHGQTLLASDKCGETIRSLQEAEKFFGKAEDLCKEYRQTKGPGNIAKPSEQLFFRKLGSLIRNTLEKCQRENGFIYFQKVPPEAPQLELKANYGLVEPILFEFPALHPQWSPEVYASFDITKGPKDDKAKPKQEEEVKPMKEPDLKPQKDSGCLIS is encoded by the exons ATGACGCATTGGTTTCACAGAAATCCTTTGAAGGCCACTGCGCCTGTCTCCTTCAGCCTCTATGGAGTAGCTGCAAGTACTGGAGCTAATAAGATATGCAA TGACCTGAAGGCAACACGAGCACGGCTGTTAGAACTGTTAACAGATGTCACTGCTAATGCTGAAATGCTGAAAAATGCTACAGATGCATACTTCTCACTTCTACAAG GCTTCATAATTTCTCTGGATGGTACAACCCAAGAAAACAAGCTGCGCTTCATTCAGAATTTTAAATGGACTGACACCTTGCAAGGAAACACTCCAAG TGCCCAGCAGGATGCAGTGTTTGAGCTTGTCTCAATGGGGTTTAATGTTGCTTTGTGGTACACAAAGTTTGGGTCCAGAATGTCAGGCAAAGAAGA TATAACAGAAAACGAAGCAAAAGAAGTTCACAGAAGCTTGAAAACTGCAGCTGGCATCTTCAGACACCTTAAG GATAGCTACATACCACGGCTTATCACTCCTGCAGAAAAAGGAAGAGACCTAGAAGCTCGAGTTATAGACTCATACATTATCCAGTGCCAGGCAGAAGCACAAGAAG tgaccATTGCCCGGGCAGTTGAACTCAAACACAATGCAAGTCTTGTAGCAGCTCTGGCCTATGAAACAGCCAATTTCTACCAAAAGTCTG aTCATACACTTACTTCCCTGGAGCCTGACTACACTGCAAAATGGAGAAAGTACCTGCAGTTGAAACAGTGTTTCTATATGGCATAT GCGTACTGCTACCATGGACAGACTCTTCTAGCAAGTGACAAATGTGGAGAAACA ATCCGGTCTCTACAGGAAGCAGAGAAGT tcttTGGCAAAGCAGAGGATCTGTGTAAAGAGTATAGGCAGACCAAGGGACCAGGAAATATAGCCAAGCCGTCAGAGCAGCTCTTCTTCAGGAAATTAGGGTCTTTGATCAGAAACACGCTGGAGAAGTGTCAAAGAGAAAATGGGTTCAT ATATTTCCAGAAGGTTCCTCCAGAAGCCCCACAGTTGGAATTGAAGGCCAATTATGGGCTTGTGGAACCAATTCTGTTTGAATTTCCGGCTCTCCATCCTCAGTGGTCACCAGAAGTATATGCTTCATTTGACATCACTAAAGGGCCAAAGGATGACAAG GCCAAACCTAAACAAGAGGAAGAAGTAAAGCCAATGAAGGAACCTGATCTAAAGCCACAAAAAGACTCTGGATGCCTTATATCCTAA